The Alcanivorax sediminis genome window below encodes:
- a CDS encoding Na+/H+ antiporter family protein: MTPTLLNPVVWSVLLLMGLSLARMNVVLALLCAALVAGIGSGLDLSATLAAFSDGLGGGANIALSYALLGAFAVAIARSGITEWLAGRIITRLGGDPAPGQLRRIRTLLLSVLLAAAIMSQNLVPIHIAFIPILVPPLLEVMHQLRLDRRLAACVLTFGLITPYMVLPVGFGSIFLHTQLGPSMAKAGLTLDKADLPLAMLLPAAGMVIGLLLAFIRYRKPRDYQPVHLPGEEQHASLSTRNVIVAAVALAAALALQLYSDSIILGALVGFLVFTAGGVVPWKESQDAFTQGVKMMSLIGFIMIAANGYASVVQAGGQVPVLVEAVTSGLQSPPIAAALLLLLGLFVTLGIGSSFSTIPIITTLYVPLCMALGFSPLATAALVGSAAALGDAGSPASDSTLGPTAGLNADGQHDHIRDTVIPTFIHYNLPLLVAGWLAAMWL, encoded by the coding sequence ATGACCCCCACCCTGCTCAACCCCGTTGTCTGGTCCGTGCTGTTGCTGATGGGACTCAGTCTCGCACGCATGAACGTGGTGCTTGCGCTGCTGTGCGCAGCGTTGGTGGCCGGGATAGGCAGTGGTCTGGACCTTTCCGCTACCCTCGCCGCGTTCAGCGACGGTCTGGGAGGCGGCGCCAATATTGCATTGAGCTATGCCCTGCTTGGCGCGTTCGCCGTCGCCATTGCCCGCTCCGGCATTACCGAATGGCTGGCGGGACGAATCATCACCCGACTCGGTGGCGACCCGGCCCCTGGCCAGCTGCGCCGCATTCGCACTCTGCTGCTCAGCGTGCTGCTTGCAGCCGCGATCATGAGCCAGAACCTGGTGCCCATTCATATCGCCTTTATCCCGATTCTGGTGCCGCCGCTGCTGGAAGTAATGCACCAGCTGCGACTGGATCGTCGACTGGCCGCCTGCGTGCTGACCTTTGGACTGATCACTCCTTACATGGTGTTGCCGGTAGGGTTTGGCAGCATCTTCCTGCACACCCAGCTCGGCCCGAGCATGGCCAAGGCTGGCCTGACGCTCGACAAGGCCGACCTGCCCCTGGCCATGCTGCTGCCAGCCGCCGGAATGGTCATTGGGTTGTTGTTGGCTTTTATTCGTTACCGCAAGCCACGGGATTACCAGCCCGTGCATCTGCCCGGTGAAGAACAGCATGCCTCGCTTTCGACCCGCAACGTGATCGTCGCCGCTGTGGCACTGGCCGCTGCCCTGGCACTTCAGCTCTACAGTGACTCCATTATTCTTGGTGCGCTGGTGGGTTTTCTGGTGTTCACCGCCGGTGGCGTGGTGCCGTGGAAGGAATCCCAGGATGCCTTTACCCAGGGCGTGAAAATGATGTCCCTGATCGGCTTCATCATGATTGCCGCTAACGGTTATGCCTCTGTGGTACAAGCAGGTGGACAGGTTCCGGTGCTGGTAGAAGCCGTCACCAGCGGCCTGCAAAGCCCGCCGATTGCGGCGGCGTTGTTGTTGCTGCTCGGCTTGTTCGTGACGCTGGGAATCGGCTCGTCGTTCTCCACTATCCCGATCATTACGACCCTGTATGTGCCGCTGTGCATGGCGCTGGGCTTCTCCCCCCTGGCCACGGCCGCCCTGGTAGGCAGCGCTGCGGCACTGGGTGATGCAGGCTCACCCGCATCCGACTCCACTCTGGGGCCCACTGCAGGCCTGAATGCCGATGGCCAGCACGATCATATCCGCGATACGGTGATTCCCACCTTTATTCACTACAACCTGCCGCTGTTGGTAGCAGGCTGGCTGGCTGCCATGTGGCTTTGA
- a CDS encoding FxsA family protein: MSFGRIFFFIFGFALLEVLVLAKVAGLVGWPITIVATVATAMLGSYLFRSQGLDTWVRLNQKMQQGDMPGQEMVEGIMLLLGGALLITPGFITDAVGFALLLPTSRRLMARKVIEKGTLQTFSSVQGGGFSYTRYTRTGGDNSPFQHPSDHHDGHVTIDGESRREDR, encoded by the coding sequence ATGAGTTTTGGCCGCATATTCTTCTTCATCTTTGGTTTTGCCCTGCTGGAAGTATTGGTGCTGGCCAAGGTAGCGGGGCTGGTTGGCTGGCCGATCACCATTGTGGCCACCGTGGCCACCGCCATGCTGGGTAGCTACCTGTTCCGCAGTCAGGGCCTGGACACCTGGGTGCGACTCAACCAGAAGATGCAGCAAGGTGACATGCCGGGGCAGGAAATGGTGGAGGGCATCATGCTGTTGCTTGGCGGTGCCCTGCTGATCACGCCCGGCTTCATCACCGATGCAGTGGGCTTTGCCCTGTTGCTGCCCACCTCGCGCCGGCTGATGGCCCGCAAGGTGATTGAGAAAGGCACCCTGCAAACGTTCTCCTCTGTGCAAGGCGGCGGCTTCTCCTACACCCGTTACACGCGCACCGGCGGTGACAACAGTCCGTTTCAGCACCCCTCCGATCACCATGATGGCCATGTGACCATTGATGGTGAGTCGCGGCGCGAGGATCGTTAA
- a CDS encoding LysR family transcriptional regulator: MKLNLRSVDLNLLPVFDAIMEAGQLSLAATRLGMSQPAISAALQRLRHTLDDELFIRTRQGMEPTPRARELHQQLAPQLTLLRDTLDPKGRFDPATSERRFTLISVDYFEVVVLPPLLARIQKQAPGVMLEVVTASDQMNEQLKKGHADMAIDAFVHDDDRLQRQVMLEEKLVVVARKAHPVFKGRCSKKQFLEAQHVVLPDRNRRLPLDQILNAPGWQRRTGARVTQFSSMLATAAGSDMIATVPERLARHYARPMGLQIMTFPVDVPPVPIYVVWPPALERDPAHRWLRQQLAHTLKAL; the protein is encoded by the coding sequence ATGAAACTGAACTTGCGAAGCGTAGACCTCAATTTACTGCCGGTTTTCGACGCCATCATGGAGGCGGGGCAGCTGTCGCTTGCAGCAACCCGGCTGGGCATGAGTCAACCTGCCATCAGCGCAGCCTTGCAACGGCTTCGACACACCCTGGATGACGAACTGTTTATCCGCACCCGTCAGGGCATGGAGCCCACCCCGCGCGCCCGGGAACTGCATCAGCAACTGGCGCCGCAGTTGACCCTGCTGCGTGACACCCTGGATCCCAAAGGTCGTTTTGACCCTGCCACCAGTGAGCGCCGGTTTACCCTGATCAGCGTGGACTACTTTGAAGTGGTGGTGCTCCCGCCCCTGCTTGCGCGTATTCAGAAGCAGGCCCCAGGTGTAATGCTGGAAGTCGTCACGGCTTCCGACCAGATGAATGAGCAGCTGAAAAAGGGCCATGCCGATATGGCCATCGACGCCTTCGTGCATGATGACGACCGCTTGCAGCGTCAGGTCATGCTGGAAGAAAAACTGGTGGTCGTGGCACGTAAAGCGCACCCGGTATTCAAGGGGCGTTGCAGCAAGAAGCAGTTTCTCGAAGCCCAGCACGTGGTGCTTCCGGACCGCAACCGGCGGCTCCCGCTGGATCAGATCCTGAATGCGCCGGGCTGGCAACGACGCACAGGAGCACGGGTTACCCAGTTCTCCAGCATGCTGGCCACCGCCGCCGGCTCCGACATGATTGCCACCGTACCGGAGCGTCTGGCCCGTCACTACGCCAGGCCCATGGGGCTACAGATTATGACATTTCCAGTGGACGTCCCCCCGGTCCCCATTTATGTGGTCTGGCCTCCGGCACTGGAGCGCGACCCGGCCCACCGCTGGTTACGCCAACAGCTGGCGCACACCCTGAAGGCGCTATGA
- a CDS encoding sterol desaturase family protein, producing the protein MDKQLTMLVTAFIVISAIWEIISGRTRNGHKTGQDWKVAFLATFMMIVVQRPLLLLAITLVMSTLFPGSAGSLSWLEEQYFWPTIIVFFCIEEFLHGAFHLFAHSRRPNNKVLQWIQAVYKMSHRPHHLAGGQDNKGQLSVTQTFVNGWAWWFIMPNFMFQLVCLYLGLVEVFLISNAFKGLWAAQTHVNWNWDLYFHNHRWAWVRKTMWCLAHIITFPTQHHQHHARGPNSAKNVTATLAIYDWLIFRTLAIETSKPDIYGWRQNDDEANSVLKRYFYWDVRNFMPGGAAKAKARAEAKAARKAAKLDQKKAPEAA; encoded by the coding sequence ATGGACAAGCAACTGACAATGCTGGTGACGGCGTTTATCGTCATCTCGGCAATCTGGGAAATCATCAGCGGTCGCACCCGCAATGGCCACAAGACTGGCCAGGACTGGAAAGTCGCCTTTCTTGCCACCTTCATGATGATCGTAGTGCAGCGCCCGCTACTGCTGCTCGCGATTACCCTTGTCATGAGTACCCTGTTTCCGGGCAGCGCCGGCTCCCTGTCGTGGCTGGAAGAGCAGTATTTCTGGCCAACGATTATCGTCTTCTTCTGTATCGAAGAGTTTTTGCACGGGGCCTTCCACCTGTTTGCCCATAGCCGGCGTCCCAACAACAAGGTGCTGCAATGGATCCAGGCCGTCTACAAAATGAGTCATCGCCCCCACCATCTGGCCGGTGGTCAGGACAACAAGGGCCAGCTGTCGGTGACCCAGACCTTTGTGAACGGCTGGGCCTGGTGGTTCATCATGCCGAATTTCATGTTCCAGCTGGTGTGTCTGTACCTTGGGCTGGTCGAAGTGTTCCTGATTTCCAACGCCTTCAAAGGCCTGTGGGCAGCCCAGACCCATGTGAACTGGAACTGGGATCTGTACTTTCACAACCATCGTTGGGCCTGGGTGCGCAAGACCATGTGGTGCCTGGCGCATATCATCACCTTCCCGACCCAGCACCATCAGCACCACGCCCGTGGCCCGAACTCTGCCAAAAACGTGACGGCGACCCTGGCGATCTATGACTGGCTGATCTTCCGCACCCTGGCCATCGAGACCAGCAAGCCGGACATCTATGGCTGGCGCCAGAATGATGATGAAGCCAACAGCGTGCTGAAGCGTTACTTCTACTGGGATGTGCGTAACTTCATGCCGGGCGGTGCCGCCAAGGCCAAGGCTCGCGCTGAAGCCAAAGCAGCCAGAAAAGCCGCCAAGCTTGATCAGAAAAAGGCGCCTGAAGCGGCCTGA